From Montipora foliosa isolate CH-2021 chromosome 6, ASM3666993v2, whole genome shotgun sequence, a single genomic window includes:
- the LOC138006148 gene encoding uncharacterized protein, whose protein sequence is MGKITLYHYTDATGADGIAKSKEIKGSTLKTPPQNRRHGCGVYFTSIDPNSDPKKILLNNYDDRGNVVNSKRLWDKIDWVIEVNMDENEVTKVSIDNRDVYFYEGDVDLKNYQYKIYKNPRT, encoded by the exons ATGGGCAAG ATAACGCTTTATCATTACACCGATGCAACTGGCGCTGATGGTATCGCAAAGAGTAAAGAGATAAAAGGATCTACCCTCAAAACACCCCCACAGAATCGAAGACATGGCTGTG gagTCTATTTTACTTCCATTGACCCAAACAGTGACCCAAAGAAAATACTCCTCAACAACTACGATGATAGAGGCAATGTTGTAAACAGCAAAAGACTCTGGGACAAAATCGATTGGGTAATTGAGGTCAATATGGACGAGAATGAAGTAACGAAAGTTTCCATAGATAATCGCGACGTATACTTTTACGAGGGTGATGTTGACCTTAAAAATTATCAGTACAAAATCTACAAAAACCCACGcacttaa